Genomic segment of Athene noctua chromosome 22, bAthNoc1.hap1.1, whole genome shotgun sequence:
CCAGGGCTGCCTGCTGCAGGATTCCTGCGTCGGCTGAGCTCTCCCCGCCGGCGCCGGGAAGCTCTGGCAAAGCCAAAATCTCGGGCTGGTGGGATTTCAGCTGCTGGCTTGTTTCGAGGCCTCTGTCGCCTTGGAGGTTGGCTCCGAGGTGAACCAAGGCCGGAGTGAATCGATgcctgctttattttaatttctgctacGCTGCGTGTTACAAATAGAGACAGCGGATTTTCCCAGAGGTGGATGCACAGTTGTTCTGCTCCTCCCAGATGTGTTTGGGTCCCTGTTACAGCCTTATAAATCTCTGCTGCAGCCCAGTGTGGGTCTGGCTTCCATCGCCTGTGCCCTGCGGGACAGCAGCCCGTGTCCCTGTGGATTGTTTGTTCCTCTCGGAACCACGCGGCCCCTCGGCACCGGCCTCAGGGACCCGCGTGCTGCCCGTACCCGAGAGGCGCGGCCTTCCCGGTGCCCGGGGAGAGGGCTTTGAGCAGTGCCCGACGCCCTTCTGAAGCCTCAACATCTGCGTTTCTTGTCCGTGGAAGAAATTTCCTGCACACGAAATGTGCTGCGCAGATGGTTCTTTTACATCGAGCAGCTAGAGATGAATTTTTGTTGAATTTCTACGTTTCGAGTGGCAACTTGAAATTTCAAGCGGCAACTGTGCTTGAAGGCTGCTTGGCAGGAAATAAATAACGCTGCCTGGCGAATTTCCGTGGAAGCTTTCCACTGCCTGCTAAGAAGGCAAGGGTTTTTTCCCCGTAGGCGGATAATCGGACTCGGCAGtgtgtttattcatttttcagtggAAGCAAAACTTAGAGCAGTGAATGCTGGAGGAGAACGAGGGTGAGCGCTGGTTCATCCAGGCCTGGGAAAACAGGCAAACGGGGTTGTTCGGTGGAATGGAAGAGCAGCCTTTACAGCTTAATGATTTAACACACGCAGCAGGTGAACAGGTTTTTCTGCCGCAAAGTCCTGATACTTCTGTTACGTTTTTCTGCCCCTGCCTGGATGTTGTGGTCTGTGGGCAGAAGCAGAGGATGAAGCATCCAGGTTTGTGGAAGCAGGTTACGGCCAGCTGCTTCCCGGGGGTCGAGGGCCATTTCACTGACAGGCTTTTCGTGCCCTGCGCTACAGCTTTGACAAGAAGGGCGACATCCATTACCTGATCAAGTGGAAAGACCTGCCGTACGACCAGTGCACCTGGGAGATCGACGAGATAGACATCCCCTACTACGAAAACCTCAAACACCTCTACTGGAACCACAGGTAGGAGCCGGGTGGAGCCGGGGCGGCCTGTGCAGGCGTTGGGGGCGGCCGGGGGCTCGTCGGTGTGTCCCTCAGGAGCGTGCGGGCACCGCTCGCAGGGGCCTCTCTCCAGAGAGCAGTGGCCGAGTGCTGTCGGGAGGCTGGCCCCTCCCGGAAGGCCGTTTCGGGGCTGCTGTTTTCAGCCGGTGCTCCCCTTCCCCTGCGTCATGCTGCCGAAAGGTTCCCGGTGTCCCTGCGCTCCTGGGCGGCTCCGTGGTGCTGCCGCCTCTCTGTTTTGGGGCAAGACCAGGGCGCTCCGATGAGATCGCTGTTCTTCGTTTTGGATGATGTTGTGTGGACTGTTGGGAGGGGAAAGTTAGCAAATGCTCCGTGAGTGCCTGTGCTAATGGGGCCAGAAAAGCTTCCGCTGGGACCAGGCAGTGGAGGTTGAGAGGGGGTTCTGTCCCGCGGGTTGGGGAGCGGCAGAGGAATGCCCGCCCGCCTTCTGACGCGCACGGGCTGTTGCAGGGAGCTGATGCTGGGGGAGGACACGCGCCCTCTGAAGAAGCTgaacaagaaagggaaaaagctgaaagaggagaagctggaaaagCCCCCAGAAACGCCTCTGGTGGATGTGAGTAAGGACGGCGGGGACAGCGCTATGGTGTGCGAGCCCCAAGAGGGGAGGAGGTCCCTCTGGGTTAGGTTATCCTGTTAGGTTTTTCTCCTCTAGTGCCTCGGGGTCCCTGTGTTTTTTTCACTAGAAGCTCCAGGGTGGTTCTGCAGTAGGAGCCtgagggctgggctgtgcccgGGACCCCGCCTGCGCCCCTTCGGGGCGGCTCAGTGTCACGAGGCTGACGAGGGACGCGCTTGGCCGCAGCAGGAGGACGGGGAGCTGGTTCTCACGGCTGCGCAGCTGGTTCTCACGGCTGCGCGTCGTGTCTCCCTCTTGTCAGCCAACGGTGAAGTTCGACAAGCAGCCATGGTACATCGACGCCACGGGAGGCACGCTCCATCCTTACCAGCTGGAAGGGCTGAACTGGCTGAGGTTTTCCTGGGCCCAAGGGACGGATACAATCCTGGCCGATGAGATGGGGCTGGGGAAGACTGTGCAGACCATCGTGTTCTTGTACTCCCTGTACAAGGAGGTGAGCAGAGCATCCAGCAGTCCCCGAGGTGGCCGAGAGCTGCTCGGTGCGGGGAGGACAGCTCGGGCTTTGTCTCCCCGAGCAGGGCCACTCGAAGGGGCCGTATCTGGTCAGCGCCCCCCTCTCCACCATCATCAACTGGGAGCGCGAGTTTGAGATGTGGGCACCCGACTTCTACGTCGTGACCTACACGGGGGACAAAGAGAGCCGGTCGGTCAtccgggaaaacgagttttctttTGAAGACAACGCCATCCGGAGTGGAAAGAAGGTTTTCCGGATGAAGGTGGGAGCCAAGCCTGTGCCCTCCCCAGTACTTGCTTCACCAgtgaggaggggagggagcagcATTTGACCTGGAGAGGGGGAAGCTGGTGAGGTCCCTAGTAGCTGTTTTCCAAAGAGGGAAGCTGGCACTGTTCCCAAACGCAGGAGGTTTGTGATGAGCTGTAAGGTTTTCTGCCAGACCCGTTTCTGTAGCCCCCTGCTTGGTTCCAGTGTTCAGTCGGGTGTGGATTTTGTGCTGGCACGACTCGTGCCTCGGCTGCTGGCGCTCTGCAGTGCAGTGTCCCCCCTTTTTCTCTCCGGGTCacgtgcagcagcagcagagctgtcccGTTCCCTGCCCTCATCCTGGCTGTtctctccccctgctcctccagaAGGAAGCTCAGATCAAGTTCCACGTCCTGCTCACCTCCTACGAGCTGATCACCATTGACCAGGCGGTGCTGGGCTCCATCGAGTGGGCCTGTCTGGTGGTGGATGAAGCACACAGGCTGAAGAACAACCAGTCCAAAGTAGGTAGCAGACGCTGGCAAGTGATTTTTGTGCTGTGGCCGGAGCTGCTAAGATAGGACACACTCCGCTGCTCTGAGCTTTCCTCCCTGGGAGCTGAAAGATGTCCTCACCTTGCACAGGCTCTGCCTGGGACCCGTGGCTCGGTGGATTTGCTCTCTTTAATGTCCTCTGGCATTAAAAATCCTTCAGCAGGGGAGGAGGTGGCAGCCTGGCTGCTTGCCCGGCAGCCTGTCAGCGCTTGGGTGGGCTGTCACGGAGGGGAACGGATCCCTCGCTTTCCTCTCCCCTTGACCCGAGGCTAAACGCAGCCTCCGGCCCGTGGGCCCTTCCCGCAGTCCTCGGTGTGGCCGAGGCCTTGGGGGTTGCTGCCCGTGCTCGAGGGGATGGCTCGGAGCAGGGTGTGCGGGCTGCGGTCCGGCTCCGTGCGCCCGGGACGGGGGAGAGGTCGCTGCCGGGTTCCGCAGAGTCCCCGGCTGAGGGATCGGCTCCCCGGAGCCCTTTGCACCAACCTTGTTTCTTCTCCCAGTTCTTTCGAGTATTAAATAGCTACAAGATCGATTACAAGCTGCTGCTCACCGGGACTCCGCTCCAGAACAACTTAGAAGAGCTCTTCCACCTCCTCAATTTCCTGACTCCCGAGAGGTTTAAGTAAGTTCCTCTAGTTCCCCTCCCCAAAAGGGGGAGAAGCTGAGACCCAGCCGGCACCACGGCTCGTCCGCGGGGCTGCTGCCGGTGTGGGGGTGCCTGGATCCAGTTACTGCTGTGCCGGTGTCCCCACTCTGCGCCGCAGGCAGACGGCGAACGCGTCGCCCCCGCGGCTGCACGCACGTTTTACGTAACCCCGCGCTTGTTCCCGTGGGCGGCTGCTTCTGGGATCCTGGGGTAGCAGTTGCCTTGCTGTCGGCCAGGGGATTTGTGAGCGAGGAACTGGAACCCACCTCCTCGTCCCTCTCTGAGGAGACAGAGGGGCTTTGGGAACTTGTTCAGCCCTTGTATTAGCGTGTTTGGGGCGAGTTTCCCCTCAGCAGCTCGTGGTCTGGCTTCTGCTCTGCTCGGGACCAGGCGCGGGGCTCTTGCCTCGTCCTGCGCTGCCGGAGCTCTGCCCTTGTTTTTTAAGCTGTTAAGATACAGATTCCTCCGCCCTCGCGTGTCCCGCCTGGCTCAGCACGCTCTGGTTCTGGCTGCTTTCACAGTAACCTGGAGGGGTTCCTGGAGGAGTTTGCAGACATCTCCAAGGAGGACCAGATCAAAAAGCTGCATGATCTGCTGGGGCCCCACATGCTGCGGCGGCTCAAGGCGGACGTCTTCAAGAACATGCCGGCCAAGACGGAGCTGATCGTGCGCGTGGAGCTGAGCCAGATGCAGAAGTGAGTTGTTGCAGGAGCTGTCTGGCTCCTCTGCAGCGCGGCGGGGTGTCAGCGGGGCGCCCCGCTGTCCTGGGCCTGCTGCAGGAAGAGCTGGAGTGCTTTCCGTCTCACCGGGGACAGTTAAACTGGGCTCTGTGCAGGCCTGGAGCGTTTGGTGCGTGGCAGGCTGTCAGCATGGCTCTGCTAGTTCTGGGGGCGCAGAGAAAACTCAGCCTGAACCCCCTTCTCCTGTCGGGGCACCAGCCCGTGCTGCCAGCTCGCCCAGAGCATcgctgcagccccggggctctTGCTCAGCTCCCTTGGGTTTGGGCTGAGCTCAGCTTCAGCGGCATCTTCTGCTGAGACTGGGGAAGGGCACGGCACGGCCTCCCGGCACGGTGGGGCCAGGCCTGGTTTACACCCTGCGGCGGGAAACATTCCTGGCCGCTGCACCCCCGAGTCCGTCCCGCTTACAGGGGGCAAAGGAATAAACCCGGCCCCAGGCTGAGGGTGCCAAACCGTTGCTTTTAAAAACGTCCAAACATCCCCCGTGAAGCTCCAGTGACGCACGTGGGGTTTAATTCAGCACCGTCCTGTTTCTGCCAGTCCCACATCTGGCCGACTTAATGGGGTGTCTGTCCCGTCCCCCCTTCCTGCAGGAAATACTACAAATTCATACTGACGAGGAATTTTGAAGCCCTGAATTCGAAAGGTGGTGGGAACCAGGTCTCGCTGCTCAACATCATGATGGACCTGAAGAAGTGCTGTAACCACCCGTACCTGTTCCCCGTGGCGGCGGTGGTACGTCCCGTGGAGACGTTGCTCAGGCTGTCGTGTGCAGGCTCTCGGTGGGGGCTGTTTCCGTGATCCTGCCATGGTTAATGGTGTGGGTTTTCACACACGTGGTTTTGTACAAGGATTTTGTCTTTGAAGTGCACGTGAATTCCCCGGTGACGTTAGCGCGTGTTGCCCGGGAGGAGACTAACCAGGCTGCCTTCACAGGAGGCCCCGGTTCTGCCCAACGGCTCCTACGATGGGAATTCTTTGGTCAAATCTTCTGGGAAACTGATGCTGCTCCAAAAGATGCTGAAGAAGTTACGGGATGGGGGTCACAGAGTTCTGATCTTCTCCCAGGTGAGTGTAGGGAAGGATTAATCATAtgttttgaaaggatttttctggTTCTGCGTGAGGATTTTGTGCCAGAAACAGATTCCCCGGGCAGCCGGGGCGGATGGGCCGTGTCCCAGCTCTCCCGAGGGCGCCCCTGTCGTGTTCAGAACCTCTGACTGCGGCCGAAGGGGAGCTGTAACCCTGTCAACCCGGGCAGGGCAGGTTCCAGGGGGGCGCGGGGAGCTGGCCCGTGCAGAGCCCCTCGTGCCAGCGTCGCTTTGCCCCTGCAGATGACGAAGATGCTGGACTTGCTGGAGGATTTCCTGGAGTACGAAGGCTACAAGTACGAGCGGATAGACGGGGGCATCACCGGCGGCCTGCGCCAGGAGGCCATAGACAGGTTTAACGGTACTCGTGTTCCTGCCTCGCCGAGGAGAGGGCGCGGGGCGGGTTGGCGGCGTGGGGGGGTGGCTGGGCCCCGGAGCCCCCTCTTGCCCCCAGGGTGTTGCCTGTGCATTAGTTGGGCCACACTGGCCAGTCCAGCTCCTTGGTGAAGCCCTCGAGCTGCGTCCCACGGCGAGCCTGGAGCGTGCCAGTGGCCGGCTGCCCCGTCTGAGGGGCTCCAGCCTTTCCCTTCAAGCCTCGCCGCCGGCTCTGGAGCTGCATTTTCTCCAGTAACGGGCTCCCGGGGAACGATGTGTTTTCGCTCCTTGCCTTGCCTGTTGCTTGTTGGCTTAGACCGACCGTTCCCCCTGGTTTATCCCTGAGGCGCGGTCCTGCACCTTTCGCCGTACGCCGGGCTCCTTTCTGTCTCACCATTTGCCACCTGTGGGTTTGTCTTTCTCAGCTCCTGGTGCTCAGCAGTTCTGCTTTCTCCTCTCTACCCGTGCCGGTGGTCTGGGCATAAACCTTGCTACGGCCGACACAGTCATTATTTATGATTCTGACTGGAATCCCCACAATGACATCCAGGTTTctgacttttctttctccttcccctatAGTAAGTACCTCTGTGGCTCCGCCTGCTGTTTGCACACCCTGCACAGGGAAGTTGGTCTCTCTCTCGAGAGCTGCCGACCCTTTCTGCAGGGTTTATGGGGAGCGTTACCGCCCAGGAGCCCCCTTCCTGCACCCACCAGCCTCACCCTGGCCTGTCTGCAGCGTGGGAGAGACCTGGCACATAAAACCAGCTCTCTTCTGCGGGCTTCTCGCTTTCTCCTGCTGCCTGTTCACAACCGAGTGTCCCCTCCTCTTCTGGGGAGCTTCCACTTGCGTTTCCAAAACCCAGGGCAGACCCTAAAGCTCAGGAGTGACGGCGGCTCGTCCCGGTGCCGCCCTCGACAGCTTTGTTCTCTGCCTGCAGGCGTTCAGCAGAGCTCACCGCATCGGGCAGAACAAGAAGGTGATGATCTACCGCTTCGTGACCAGAGCCTCCGTTGAAGAGCGCATCACCCAGGTGGCCAAAAGGAAGATGATGCTCACCCACCTCGTGGTCcgcccggggctcggctccaAGTCGGGCTCCATGACCAAGCAAGAGCTGGACGACATCCTCAAGTTTGGGACGGAAGAGCTCTTCAAGGACGACGTGGAAGGTGAGGCCGGGGAGGCGCTGGGGGTGCTCTGCGTGCGGCGGGGCCCTCTCGGGGCGGCGGGGCTCATGCTCCTCCTCTTGCCCCCGCAGGCATGGTGTCCCAGGGGCAGCGGATCGCCATGCCGGATGCTGTCACCCCTTTCTCTGACACGCTGTCCTCCAAGGGGGGTGCGGTGACTCCCGGCATGAAAAAAAAGCACGGTGGCACCCCGCCAGGTGTGTAGCCCCCCTTGTTGGGGCAGCCTGCCCCCCGTCCTGTCCCTGCACCCATCCCAAGCTGGCCGGGCTCAGGGCATGGGCTGTCTGTGATCTGTGCTTCCGTCCCCGGCGCTGCGCTCTCCAGGTGACAACAAGGACGTGGATGACAGCAGCGTGATCCACTACGACGACGCTGCCATCTCCAAGCTTCTGGACCGAAACCAGGATGCGACTGATGACACGGAGCTGCAGAACATGAACGAGTATCTCAGCTCCTTTAAAGTGGCCCAGTATGTTGTGAGAGAAGAGGACGGTGTGGTAATGTGATTAGTATCCTGTCTTACAATCCCACCTCTTTGTACGTCCCTCCGTGTcccctctgctccctttcctcTTGCTGCAAGTGTCTCGGCGGGGGGCAGGCTCCTCCCTGCTCTCGGCGGCTGCTGTGGGTCATTCCAGCGCTCGGGGGTCCCCGGGCAGGGGAAGCTCAGTCCTTCGCCCTGTGCAGCCCAGGGTGCAAGCCGGGCCCTGTCCCATCGGAGCATCCGTAGGCACCGTCCGTCTGTCCGAAGGCCCGTCCCTGCCAGCCCGGTCAGGGCCACGGCGCTGCTGACGGGTTGTTTTCCCCGTAGCCAACAGATTTATTTCCTTCACCGGGTGCCCTGAGGGTCCCTGCAGACCTGTGGCTTTTCCCTCGGCGGGAGCACGGGTGCCGCAGGGCTGGGTGGGCGTCGTCGTGCGGGGCAGCTCTGGGTGGGAGCTTCTCTCAGCCCTCTGACAGCCCCGCGCCGAGCTCAGGGTGTCTGGGCAAAGACCCAGGAGCCAAATTCCGGCCAGTGGCTCGGTGCCCTCCCCACTCCCTGCAGGGCCGAGGCagcggggcggcgcgggcaggtctgcagctgcctcctctcaaGCCTCTCGCtttgcaggaggaggtggagcGTGAGATCATCAAGCAAGAGGAGAACGTGGACCCCGACTACtgggagaagctgctgcggcaCCACTACGAACAGCAACAGGAGGATCTGGCCAGGAActtggggaaagggaagagaatcCGCAAGCAGGTCAACTACAACGACGCCTCGCAGGAGGACCAAGGtacggcggcggcgctgggctcCCGGCcgggctggggagagctgccccGACGGGTCCCCGAGGGACGTGCGGGCTGAGCTGCTGTTCCTCTGCAGTTTGGGAGGCTGCGTGGCTCGTACTTCCCAGATTCTTAATCTTCCCGCAGTAGAAATtctccagagattttttttgtttttactttgtgGTCTATAAACTGTTTTTTGCCGGAAGAATTTAGGAGAAACATGTCTGTGggcaaaacatttcaaattgggttttttctgtgtaaGAGAATGCTGATTTTGGAAAATGTGAGGATGCGATTTCCTGCTCGTGTCCTTCTCTGGCTGCCTGGCGCCGTTGCAGCTGCGGGCAGGCTCTCGCCGTGTCCCTCCGGGGCAGGGTCCCCCTGCTCGGGCGCTTCTAACCCAGCCTCCCTCGCTGTCCGCAGAGTGGCAGGACGAGCTCTCTGACAACCAGTCGGAGTACTCCATCGGCTCcgaggatgaggatgaagacTTTGAAGAGAGGCCAGAAGGTCAGAGTGAGTTAATGCGTTCGATGCTCCACGGGACTTTGCTCTGCGGGAAGCCCCTGGCCCTCAGGTGCAGCAGGAACGTCGGGGCTGGAGGGACCGGCGTGTGCCTGGGCCTGCGCTCGGGGGGCAGGAGGTGGCCCCGCTGGCCTGCGGGCGAGCCAGTTCCCACGCCAGGGAAGGCAGCTGGGTGCTTCCTTCACTGGCCCCTGCAGGACCTCAGTCCAGAGCGGGGGGATGGCAGGAGGACGGGGCAGGGTGAGGGCAGGaaggggggctggagggggggtggAAGCGACTCTGCGGCCTGGGCGGCCGCTCGGCCCCGGTTCTGCTCCGGTCCGAGGgagggggaggctgggggcaCGCCGGTCCCGACCGTCACCGGGGCTGCTTGGCTCTAGGTGGCCGCAGACAATCCCGGAGGCAGCTGAAGAGTGACAGGGACAAGCCTCTCCCTCCTTTGCTGGCAAGAGTTGGGGGGAATATCGAGGTGAGCCTGGGGAGTGTGGGGGTGCAGGCGCTGCCCTGGGCTGCTCCGGCCATCCCCGGCGCCTCAGGCCTGGCCCGGGACTGCAGCTCCTCCCCCCCCGCAGGTCCTCGGCTTCAACGCCCGGCAGCGCAAGGCTTTCCTCAACGCCATCATGCGCTGGGGGATGCCGCCCCAGGACGCCTTCAACTCCCACTGGCTGGTCCGGGATCTGCGGGGGAAGAGCGAGAAGGAGTTCAGGTACAGGCAGGGGGGCTGCGCTCGCTCCCTTTAGGATGGGCCGAGTCTTAGTCTGGGCCTGAGACTCTGCCCTCGCCCAGGGGAGAGAGCGGATGCTGCCTGTGGGCCGCGCGGGGCTGAGGCCTGGCTTTCCCCCGCAGGGCCTACGTGTCTCTCTTCATGCGACATCTGTGTGAACCGGGGGCGGATGGCGCCGAGACCTTTGCGGACGGCGTTCCCCGGGAGGGGCTGTCGCGCCAGCACGTCCTGACGCGCATCGGCGTCATGTCGCTAGTAAGGAAGAAGGTGGGTGAGTGAAGTTTTAAATCTGCCGTTTCAGGTGTGTTCTGGAGACTTGGGGGTTTCGCTGCCCCTCGCTGGGGATCTCCATCTCCGTGCACGTCTGGTTTTGTCATAAATGCATAGAGGGACAGCAGGCTGCCTCAGAGCCCGGGGGGCGTGGCACGGTCCGGCTGGTAAAACAGAGAAATCACGCTGGAGACTCGTCCGGGCTCAGAGCGGTAGCATCGAATGTCCCTGGCCGGGGGGGAGTGAATCCGCGGGTGCAGCAGCCGGGAGGCGCcgggccggagccgccgccgctgcgcgTGACTGTCTGGTGTGTGTCTGCCCCAGGTGCAGGAGTTCGAGCACGTCAACGGGAAGTACAGCACCCCGGATCTCATTCTCGAGGGCGCGGAGAGCAAGAAGTCCAGCGAGCTCGTGTCCTCGGGTCCCAACACGCCTGTCCCGGCCAGCCCGGCGCAGACGCACGCGGGGGCCCTGGGCCTCGCAGGTGGGAGAGCCGGGGCCGGCGGCCTTGGGCCGGCGCGGCAGGGGAGGGGGCTTCTGCACCGGGAGGTCTGGCAAGCGCCTGCCTGCCCCGGCAGCGTGCGCAGACCTTCGCGGCCCCCTCCATCGCCTCCTCGCTTGGCTGTTGCAGACAAAACAGAAACGCAGCTGGGGctccaggaggagaaggagctggCGGAGCAGAAGAGCAGGAAGGTGTCCGACGGCCAGGTAGGGCGGGTCCCCTGGGAAACCTTCCCGGGAGCTCCCCGAGGGAAGGGGGGGCCGGGCTGACCCCGTGCGGGTGCTTCACCTTAAGGTGCCGGCGAGTGCTGAGAAGGTGGAAAGCGAAGCGCACCCAGAAATCTGTGACAGCAAAGAGAAACCGAGGGAGGAGAAGCAAGAGGAGAGCGAGAAGGCCGAGTCTTCTCCCGAGCCCCTGGTGAAAGGTGAGTCTCTGTGGGCCGGCTGAAGGCGACGCCCGCGCGCAGGCTCCGCTTTCAGCCACAGCTGGGCCTTGGGGGGGCTCTGGCCCCCAGCGGCGGCACCGGTTTGTGCTGGAGTTGTGTGGAGGCCGGGGTGTGCACCCGCGCGGCCTCGGGTGCGCTGCTGCTCCTGATGGGAGGGTGCTGCCTCTGGGAGGCTCCTCGCTCGggtcttccttttctccctatCACTGGGAAACCTGAATGTCGCAGGGTCCTGCAGAAATTCCTGAAAAAACAGCGGTTCCAGGTTGTAAATGATGAGAAATGGTCATTTTGGGGGGGCGTTCTCTGTTCCTAGCAGTATGTTCGTCCAGATGTCTCAAGGAAGAGGGAAAGTTAAGTAAGTTTTCTGGATGAAATGCAGAAGAATGTTCAGTCTGAAGTTTCTTGAAGGCCTTGAATGTACAAACAATACAAGGAAAAGTCTCTCCAAAAGTCAAACTTTTCTTGTGTCCTTTTCCCTTCTGCAGATGAGGGGATTCAAGAGAAGGAGAAGCCTGTGGAGAAGCTGGAGCTGAACAgcagcccggggaagggggaGGACAGAGAAGTCAAAGCAGGTGAGGTGCGAGGAGGCTTCGGGGTGAGAAGGGCTGCGGAGGGTCTCCAGAGCTCCCGGCGCAGCGGCGAGGGAGCGCGGCCACGGGGCGGTGGCGAGGTCGGCCCTCAGCCGCGCTGGGGAGGGCCAACAGGACGCTGTTGTGGTGGCCACCGCCCCTGCTCGCCACGGCCAGCGGCTGCGGAGCCACGAGCGGGCTGGGGGCGCTTCCAGCAGCGGCCTCGGGGGGGTTCCTCTCGGGGGGCGAGGACGACCCCGGTCGGTCTTTTGGCGGTTAGACAGGAGGAATTTCTTGTGTTTGCTGAGCAGAGGACGCCAAGgcggaggagaaggagcagagcgAGGCTCAGCAAAACGGtgacaaagagga
This window contains:
- the CHD5 gene encoding chromodomain-helicase-DNA-binding protein 5 → MRGPAAGRELLDDAENEEDVSEEDDGVLEGLDEFFAEEQVAVPKKKKSKKLKDGKAAKIKRRKKEGSNDEMSDNEEEIEEKSESEGSDYSPNKKKKKKLKDKKEKKPKRKKKDEEEDDNEDGGLKEPKSSAQLMEEWGLDDVDYVFSEEDYHTLTNYKAFSQFLRPLIAKKNPKIPMSKMMTVLGAKWREFSANNPFKGSSAAAAAAAVAAAVETVTVTPPLAASPQPSALPTVIRKAKTKEGKGPGVRKKIKGSKDGKKKGKGKKMAGLKFRFGGIPSKRKKGSSSEEEEREESDFDSASINSSSVRSECSAGLGKRGKRRRKKKRIEEGDGYETDHQDYCEVCQQGGEIILCDTCPRAYHLVCLDPELEKAPEGKWSCPHCEKEGIQWEPKEEEEEEEEGGEEEEDDHMEFCRVCKDGGELLCCDTCPSSYHLHCLNPPLPEIPNGEWLCPRCTCPPLKGKVQRILHWAWKEPPATPLPPVLPAPDTELALPPPKALEGIPEREFFVKWAGLSYWHCSWVKELQLELYHTVMYRNYQRKNDMDEPPAFDYGSGDEDSQREKRKNKDPQYAKMEERFYRYGIKPEWMMIHRILNHSFDKKGDIHYLIKWKDLPYDQCTWEIDEIDIPYYENLKHLYWNHRELMLGEDTRPLKKLNKKGKKLKEEKLEKPPETPLVDPTVKFDKQPWYIDATGGTLHPYQLEGLNWLRFSWAQGTDTILADEMGLGKTVQTIVFLYSLYKEGHSKGPYLVSAPLSTIINWEREFEMWAPDFYVVTYTGDKESRSVIRENEFSFEDNAIRSGKKVFRMKKEAQIKFHVLLTSYELITIDQAVLGSIEWACLVVDEAHRLKNNQSKFFRVLNSYKIDYKLLLTGTPLQNNLEELFHLLNFLTPERFNNLEGFLEEFADISKEDQIKKLHDLLGPHMLRRLKADVFKNMPAKTELIVRVELSQMQKKYYKFILTRNFEALNSKGGGNQVSLLNIMMDLKKCCNHPYLFPVAAVEAPVLPNGSYDGNSLVKSSGKLMLLQKMLKKLRDGGHRVLIFSQMTKMLDLLEDFLEYEGYKYERIDGGITGGLRQEAIDRFNAPGAQQFCFLLSTRAGGLGINLATADTVIIYDSDWNPHNDIQAFSRAHRIGQNKKVMIYRFVTRASVEERITQVAKRKMMLTHLVVRPGLGSKSGSMTKQELDDILKFGTEELFKDDVEGMVSQGQRIAMPDAVTPFSDTLSSKGGAVTPGMKKKHGGTPPGDNKDVDDSSVIHYDDAAISKLLDRNQDATDDTELQNMNEYLSSFKVAQYVVREEDGVEEVEREIIKQEENVDPDYWEKLLRHHYEQQQEDLARNLGKGKRIRKQVNYNDASQEDQEWQDELSDNQSEYSIGSEDEDEDFEERPEGQSGRRQSRRQLKSDRDKPLPPLLARVGGNIEVLGFNARQRKAFLNAIMRWGMPPQDAFNSHWLVRDLRGKSEKEFRAYVSLFMRHLCEPGADGAETFADGVPREGLSRQHVLTRIGVMSLVRKKVQEFEHVNGKYSTPDLILEGAESKKSSELVSSGPNTPVPASPAQTHAGALGLADKTETQLGLQEEKELAEQKSRKVSDGQVPASAEKVESEAHPEICDSKEKPREEKQEESEKAESSPEPLVKDEGIQEKEKPVEKLELNSSPGKGEDREVKAEDAKAEEKEQSEAQQNGDKEEEEDGRKDDRNINFRFMFNIADGGFTELHTLWQNEERAALSSGKIYDIWHRRHDYWLLAGIVTHGYARWQDIQNDPRYVILNEPFKSEIHKGNYLEMKNKFLARRFKLLEQALVIEEQLRRAAYLNMTQDPSHPAMALNARLAEVECLAESHQHLSKESLAGNKPANAVLHKVLNQLEELLSDMKADVTRLPSMLSRIPPVAARLQMSERSILSRLATRGGDAAGQQGSFGSSQIYNNNFGPNFRGPGPGGIVNYSQMPLGPYVTDI